The proteins below come from a single Parachlamydia acanthamoebae genomic window:
- a CDS encoding MerR family transcriptional regulator, whose amino-acid sequence MPSTQETTELCNEKNSSSEFFINLFSRGSHFKQRLEMYHSTTICKAISAALNVKDYHIKDLPMTYRTINHWESQGLIDCDRKEDTAWRQFNIMDQLWLYTIQALREFGLSLDRVKNAKEIFFTPIDNYPFSIMEYYTSCAYILLEDVFLIVFSDGFAIPLTYSEYQNALKLNWIRNHVQLNVNEIIQKIFQDSNLEPRYKDEAAITPQEFEVLHMIRTGNFEEIKIRLTNGSIYLLEGIEDISRIAKIGDIIREGNYQDLEVKQENGRVVSIKRTLRKLIE is encoded by the coding sequence ATGCCTTCCACACAAGAAACTACTGAGTTGTGTAACGAGAAAAATTCTTCTTCTGAATTTTTCATCAACCTCTTTTCACGAGGATCACATTTCAAACAACGATTAGAGATGTATCATTCTACAACTATTTGCAAAGCCATTTCTGCTGCCTTAAACGTAAAAGATTATCACATCAAAGACTTGCCAATGACCTATCGAACGATTAATCATTGGGAATCCCAAGGATTGATTGATTGCGATCGAAAAGAAGATACCGCATGGCGTCAATTTAACATCATGGATCAATTATGGCTCTATACCATACAAGCTTTGCGGGAGTTTGGACTTTCATTGGATCGAGTAAAAAATGCGAAAGAAATTTTTTTCACTCCAATAGACAACTATCCCTTTTCGATCATGGAATACTACACAAGCTGCGCCTATATCCTGCTAGAGGATGTCTTCTTGATTGTATTTTCTGATGGTTTTGCTATTCCTTTAACTTATTCAGAGTATCAAAATGCACTAAAGTTAAATTGGATCAGAAACCATGTTCAATTAAACGTAAACGAGATTATCCAAAAAATCTTTCAAGATTCGAATCTTGAGCCTAGGTACAAAGACGAAGCTGCGATTACGCCTCAAGAATTTGAAGTTTTGCATATGATTCGTACGGGTAATTTTGAAGAGATAAAAATAAGACTCACTAATGGTTCCATTTACCTCCTTGAGGGTATCGAAGATATTTCCAGAATCGCAAAAATTGGAGACATCATACGAGAAGGGAACTATCAAGATCTTGAAGTTAAGCAAGAAAATGGCAGGGTAGTCAGCATAAAGCGAACCCTAAGAAAGTTGATTGAGTAA